One Castanea sativa cultivar Marrone di Chiusa Pesio chromosome 4, ASM4071231v1 DNA window includes the following coding sequences:
- the LOC142632011 gene encoding zinc finger BED domain-containing protein RICESLEEPER 2-like, whose protein sequence is METSSDAPLSQTILAAQVDPTVQAEPVATPTSAEALPPKPKDKIKVCEAVGDCGSNRKKSSAWDHFEKIKISEGQFKAVCHYCKKTYRANSKGHGTTNLLNHIPKCVKNPNRVSLKGQQTLAFEPKGEGFQLVPSAFTVEASRKALAEMIIIDELPFRLVEGYGFQKYSTTLQPKLQIREIPSRQTVARDVIGIYGVEREKLREALKGRRVCLTTDTWTSIQNLNYMSLTCHFIDDDWNLHKRILNFCQVEDHRGETIGRKIEMCLREWGVDGIFTLTVDNASSNGTTIKFLQTVTKDWKGTVLEHEFLHMRCCAHILNLIVGDGLKEIDASIARVREAVRYVKSSPNRNQIFRSFMERLGIESKCLLSLDVPTRWNSTYLMLDTAEKFEKVFLRMNFEDDSYCSYFLNKENSGGLGAPCGVDFKTCRTFVGFLKLFYNATKKFSGSLYVTSNTFFDEMFVIPENIAHLIKSENLLLKNMATKMEAKFEKYWGKGDKINQLLYVAVVLDPRKKMRFLKFSFFEIYGESVADEMVDLVRKTMDRLYDVYSRVDSPNGVVPSENERTHMEGDTIGGSNPYAMVNSRYERFLEAEKSVGCSNEIERYLAENCESRRDVKFEILGWWKANSDRYQVLSKMTRDVLAVPVSTVASESSFSTGGRILDPFRSSLSPLMVQNLVCAQNWLQAHVPISFRKSKDEVEVLEDEFHELVLNQATTAASSSSCSSKGGTRTTISIDE, encoded by the exons ATGGAAACCTCTAGTGATGCACCCCTTTCCCAAACAATACTCGCTGCCCAAGTTGATCCTACTGTCCAAGCTGAACCTGTGGCCACTCCAACCAGTGCTGAGGCACTTCCACCTAAACCTAAGGATAAAATCAAGGTGTGTGAGGCAGTTGGTGATTGTGGTAGTAATAGGAAAAAGTCTAGTGCTTGGgatcattttgaaaaaataaagattagtgAGGGTCAATTTAAGGCTGTTTgccattattgcaaaaaaactTATCGTGCTAATAGTAAAGGACATGGTACTACTAATTTATTGAATCATATACCAAAATGTGTTAAGAACCCtaatagagtttcacttaaaGGGCAACAAACCTTAGCATTTGAACCCAAGGGGGAAGGGTTTCAGCTTGTACCATCAGCCTTTACTGTTGAGGCTTCTAGGAAGGCACTTGCTGAAATGATTATAATAGATGAGTTGCCATTTAGGCTAGTTGAAGGGTATGGGTTTCAAAAATATTCAACAACCTTACAACCTAAGTTGCAAATTAGGGAAATTCCATCTCGTCAAACTGTAGCTAGGGATGTGATTGGCATTTAtggtgttgagagagagaaactaaggGAAGCCTTGAAAGGTCGTAGGGTGTGCCTTACTACGGACACATGGACTAGTATTCAAAATCTGAATTATATGTCCCtcacatgtcattttattgatGATGATTGGAACTTGCATAAGAGGATTCTGAATTTTTGTCAAGTGGAGGACCATAGGGGGGAGACTATAGGTAGGAAGATTGAGATGTGTTTGCGTGAGTGGGGTGTTGATGGCATATTCACCTTAACAGTGGATAATGCTTCCTCTAATGGCACTAccattaaatttttacaaacagTAACTAAAGATTGGAAGGGGACTGTTTTAGAACATGAGTTCTTGCACATGAGGTGTTGTGCACATATTCTAAATCTGATTGTGGGAGAtggtttgaaagaaattgatgCGTCCATTGCTAGGGTGCGTGAAGCGGTGAGGTATGTGAAGTCCTCACCAAatagaaatcaaatttttagGAGTTTTATGGAGAGATTAGGTATTGAGTCCAAGTGTTTACTAAGTCTTGATGTACCTACTAGGTGGAACTCTACCTATCTCATGTTAGATACTGctgaaaaatttgagaaagtgtTCCTAAGAATGAACTTTGAGGATGATAGCTATTGTTCGTACTTTTTGAACAAGGAAAATAGTGGTGGTTTGGGAGCTCCTTGTGGGGTTGATTTTAAAACTTGTAGGACATTTGTGGGTTTCTTGAAGCTTTTTTACAAtgcaacaaaaaagttttccggTTCATTGTATGTTACTTCAAATACCTTCTTTGATGAGATGTTTGTGATTCCAGAGAATATTGCTCATTTAATTAAATCTGAAAATCTTCTCTTGAAAAACATGGCAACTAAAATGGAAGCTAAATTTGAAAAGTACTGGGGGAAAGGGGATAAAATTAATCAGCTTTTGTATGTGGCTGTGGTTCTTGATCCGAGGAAGAAAATGAggtttttgaagttttctttttttgaaatttatgggGAGTCAGTGGCTGATGAGATGGTTGATTTAGTGAGGAAGACCATGGATAGGTTGTATGATGTTTACTCTAGGGTTGATTCGCCAAATGGGGTAGTACCAAGTGAGAATGAGAGGACACACATGGAAGGTGATACCATTGGTGGTAGTAATCCATATGCGATGGTTAATTCACGATATGAGCGGTTTTTAGAGGCTGAGAAGTCTGTAGGGTGTAGCAATGAGATTGAAAGatatttggctgaaaattgtGAGAGTAGAAGGGATGTGAAGTTTGAGATTTTGGGGTGGTGGAAAGCCAATTCAGATAGGTACCAAGTGCTGTCCAAAATGACTAGGGATGTGCTGGCTGTACCTGTTTCTACAGTTGCTTCTGAATCATCATTTAGTACCGGAGGGCGCATACTTGATCCATTTAGAAGTTCACTCTCCCCTCTCATGGTTCAAAATCTTGTTTGTGCTCAAAACTGGCTGCAAGCCCATGTCCCAATTTCTTTTCGCAAGTCAAAGGACGAGGTTGAGGTCTTGGAGGATGAATTTCATGAATTAG ttTTAAATCAAGCAACAACAGCAGCAAGTTCTAGTTCCTGCTCAAGCAAAGGTGGTACTCGTACCACCATTAGTATTGATGAATGA
- the LOC142631352 gene encoding uncharacterized protein LOC142631352 — MITTGYQCAEISCVSIAGVITKSSDHGSSGNDAEAVKSCIRTMEFQYHEKVAREMERAEYEAQLAAKEAQNRQDREQYAQEKFELEQRLKHLEVEWQKLPFEANRDRLRNVLVPPNYGYPAPSSAPSSSSQLGVSNPRGSWHEGEGSYHHLDTTSDISQCPGLLYNSQNQGTSSLVTMDSVLANEFPKSPVTPPPMTTPPTTPPHMDRDYLQQQRDQDFYQQLFSYDARPSMF, encoded by the coding sequence ATGATTACAACTGGTTATCAGTGTGCTGAGATTTCCTGTGTTTCTATTGCAGGTGTCATCACCAAGTCATCTGATCATGGTTCTAGTGGCAATGATGCCGAGGCGGTGAAGAGCTGTATTAGAACAATGGAGTTTCAGTACCATGAAAAGGTTGCCAGAGAAATGGAGAGGGCAGAGTATGAGGCCCAGTTGGCAGCAAAGGAGGCTCAAAATCGTCAGGATAGGGAGCAATATGCTCAGGAGAAGTTTGAGCTAGAGCAGCGACTCAAGCATTTGGAGGTTGAGTGGCAGAAGCTACCTTTTGAGGCCAACAGAGATAGACTTAGGAACGTTCTTGTTCCACCTAATTATGGGTATCCTGCGCCATCATCAGCACCATCAAGTTCTTCTCAGTTGGGAGTTTCCAATCCTCGAGGATCATGGCATGAGGGTGAGGGTTCATACCACCATTTAGACACCACTTCAGATATTTCACAGTGTCCTGGCCTGTTGTATAATTCTCAAAATCAAGGTACCTCGAGTTTAGTCACGATGGACTCGGTTCTTGCGAATGAGTTCCCTAAATCTCCTGTGACTCCACCTCCTATGACAACACCTCCGACCACTCCACCCCATATGGATCGGGATTACCTACAGCAGCAAAGAGATCAGGATTTCTACCAGCAGTTGTTTAGCTATGATGCTCGGCCAAGTAtgttttaa